In Mercurialis annua linkage group LG6, ddMerAnnu1.2, whole genome shotgun sequence, the following are encoded in one genomic region:
- the LOC126687426 gene encoding conserved oligomeric Golgi complex subunit 4, which translates to MTKLFLRHSKTALTAITATRSLLLPQNQLFSSSSSSSAAHLHRQPNLKPDERQASPKSPIGSPCRVQKLIASQSDPLLAKEIFDYASRFPNFQHSYSSYLILILKLGRAKYFSLIDNLLLDLKSKHYPVTSTLFSYLIKTYGEANLPEKVLKTFYTMLHFNFKPLPKHLNLILEFLVSNKNYVKPAFDLFSNAHRYGVEPDKKSYNILMRVFCLRGELSIAYKLFNQMFKRDVLPDIESYRILMQGLCRKSQVNGAVDLLEDMLNKGYVPDTLTYTTLLNSLCRKKKLREAYKLLCRMKVKGCNPDIVHFNTVILGFCREGRAMDACKVLEDMNANGCLPNLVSYRTLVGGLCDQGMLDEAKSYLVEMMSKGFSPHFSVSHALGKGFCNVGKVEEAYEVVEQLLKHGEAPHVDTWMIMVPRICEVDDLGRIYEVIDKIMKIEIRGDTKIVDAGIKNQLTRTKMPSISTPNGSLHTRSQEEDDSSSPPAAASVSSPKTLSSSIKFGTPEALDHVRNLTDVGAMTRLLHECIAYQRALDLNLDNLLAQRADLDKNLTQLQKSAEVLDIVKSDSDHMLNNVRSTCDLADHVSAKVRELDLAQSRVNVALSRIDAIVERGNCIDGVKNALESEDYEAAANYVQTFLQIDAKYKDSGSDQRQQLLDSKKHLEGIVRRRLSAAVDQRDHQTILRFIRLFPPLGLEEEGLQVYVGYLKKVISMRSRLEFEQLVELMDQINNNNVNHISNSRVNFVMCLTNLFKDIVLAIEENDGILRSLCGEDAIVYAICELQEECDSRGSLILKKYMEYRKLAMLSSEINAQSKNLLNVGAPEGPDPREVELYLEEILSLMQLGEDYTEFMVSKIKGLTSVDPELVPRATKSFRSGSFSKVVQEIIGFYVILERFFMVENIKKAIAINEPVPDSLTTSMIDDVFFVLQSCSRRALSTSNISSVIAVLSGASAVLSNDFFVALQEKMRELNPGAKLFVAGVGVQRSGTEIATALNNIDVSSEYVLKLKHEIEEQCAEVFPAPADREKVKSCLSELGDMSNTFKQALNAGMEQLVATVTQRIRQVLDSVTTISYELSETEYADNEVNDPWVQRLLHAVETNVSWLQPVMTGNNYDSFVHLVIDYLVKRLEVIMMQKRFNQLGGLQLDRDIRALVSHFSGMTQRTVRDKFARLTQMATILNLEKVSEILDFWGENSGPMTWRLTPAEVRRVLGLRIEFKPEAISALKL; encoded by the exons ATGACTAAACTATTCCTCCGTCACTCCAAAACTGCATTAACCGCAATAACTGCCACTCGCTCCCTTCTCCTCCCGCAAAACCAACTCTTCTCctcctcatcatcatcatctgcAGCACACCTCCATCGTCAACCAAACCTCAAACCAGACGAACGACAAGCTTCACCTAAATCCCCAATTGGGTCACCATGTCGAGTCCAAAAACTCATCGCATCCCAATCAGATCCTCTCCTGGCCAAAGAAATTTTCGACTACGCCTCACGATTCCCCAATTTCCAACACTCTTACTCCTCCTATCTCATCCTCATCCTCAAACTAGGCCGAGCCAAGTACTTTTCTCTCATAGACAACCTACTCCTCGAcctaaaatccaaacattacccaGTAACCTCAACTCTATTCTCCTACTTAATCAAAACCTACGGAGAAGCTAATCTGCCCGAGAAAGTTCTCAAAACGTTCTACACTATGCTCCATTTTAACTTCAAGCCTTTGCCCAAACACCTCAACCTCATTCTTGAATTTCTTGTTTCCAACAAAAACTATGTAAAACCCGCTTTCGATCTGTTCAGCAATGCGCATAGATACGGGGTGGAACCTGATAAGAAATCTTACAACATTTTGATGCGTGTGTTTTGTCTTCGGGGGGAACTTAGTATTGCATACAAGCTGTTCAATCAAATGTTTAAGAGAGATGTTTTACCCGATATTGAATCGTATAGAATCTTGATGCAGGGTTTGTGTAGGAAAAGTCAGGTGAATGGGGCGGTTGATTTATTGGAAGATATGTTGAATAAAGGCTATGTTCCTGATACGTTGACGTATACGACGTTGTTGAACAGTTTGTGCAGAAAAAAGAAGCTTAGAGAGGCGTATAAGCTTCTTTGTAGAATGAAGGTTAAAGGGTGTAATCCTGATATTGTTCATTTTAATACGGTCATACTCGGGTTTTGTAGAGAAGGTCGAGCTATGGATGCTTGTAAGGTTCTTGAAGATATGAATGCTAACGGGTGCTTGCCTAATTTGGTGTCGTATAGGACTTTGGTTGGTGGGTTATGTGATCAAGGGATGCTTGATGAGGCTAAGAGTTATTTGGTGGAAATGATGTCGAAGGGATTTTCTCCGCATTTTTCTGTTTCTCATGCTTTGGGAAAGGGGTTTTGTAATGTTGGCAAGGTTGAAGAAGCCTATGAAGTGGTTGAGCAATTGCTGAAGCACGGAGAAGCTCCTCATGTCGATACTTGGATGATTATGGTACCTAGGATATGTGAAGTAGATGACTTGGGGAGGATATATGAAGTTATAGATAAAATTATGAAGATTGAAATACGGGGTGATACAAAAATTGTGGATGCCGGTATT AAGAACCAGTTAACTCGAACAAAAATGCCATCAATATCAACACCAAACGGATCATTACACACCAGATCTCAAGAAGAAGATGACTCATCATCACCACCAGCAGCAGCATCAGTATCGTCGCCAAAAACACTCTCCTCCTCCATAAAATTCGGCACACCGGAAGCCCTAGATCACGTACGTAATCTCACCGACGTCGGAGCAATGACGCGTTTGCTCCACGAATGCATCGCTTATCAACGCGCTCTCGATCTTAACCTCGACAATCTACTCGCGCAACGCGCGGATCTCGACAAAAACCTAACTCAGTTACAAAAATCTGCTGAAGTACTCGACATTGTGAAATCAGACTCCGATCACATGCTTAATAACGTCCGTTCCACGTGTGACTTAGCTGACCACGTCAGCGCCAAGGTTCGTGAGCTTGACCTAGCGCAATCTAGGGTTAATGTGGCGCTGTCACGAATTGATGCGATTGTTGAGCGCGGGAATTGTATTGACGGAGTTAAAAATGCGCTCGAATCGGAGGATTATGAGGCGGCTGCCAATTATGTGCAGACGTTTTTGCAAATTGATGCTAAGTATAAGGATTCTGGATCTGATCAGAGGCAGCAGTTGCTTGATTCGAAGAAACATCTCGAAGGAATTGTGCGGAGGCGGCTTTCGGCTGCTGTGGATCAGCGTGATCATCAGACGATTTTGCGGTTTATTCGGTTGTTTCCGCCTCTAGGATTGGAGGAGGAAGGGTTACAAGTTTATGTAGGTTATTTAAAGAAGGTGATTTCTATGAGATCTAGACTTGAATTTGAGCAATTGGTGGAGTTAATGgatcaaattaataataataatgttaatCATATTAGTAATAGCCGGGTTAATTTTGTTATGTGTTTGACTaacttgtttaaggatattgtTTTGGCTATTGAGGAAAATGATGGAATTTTGAGGAGTCTTTGTGGTGAAGATGCAATTGTTTATGCGATTTGTGAGTTGCAAGAGGAGTGTGATTCTAGAGGTTCTTTGATATTGAAGAAGTATATGGAGTATAGGAAATTGGCTATGTTATCATCGGAAATTAATGCGCAAAGCAAGAATTTGCTGAATGTTGGGGCGCCTGAAGGGCCGGATCCAAGAGAGGTTGAGTTGTATTTGGAAGAGATATTGTCATTGATGCAATTAGGTGAGGATTATACGGAATTTATGGTGTCAAAGATCAAAGGGTTGACTTCTGTTGATCCTGAATTAGTTCCGAGAGCCACCAAATCGTTTAGGAGTGGGAGTTTTAGTAAAGTAGTGCAGGAGATTATTGGGTTCTATGTGATTTTGGAGAGATTCTTCATGGTTGAAAACATAAAGAAAGCCATTGCGATAAATGAGCCCGTGCCTGATAGCCTTACCACCTCTATGATAGACGATGTGTTCTTTGTGCTGCAGAGTTGCTCGAGAAGGGCGCTATCCACATCTAATATTAGCTCTGTCATTGCTGTCTTGAGTGGTGCTAGTGCTGTGCTGAGTAATGATTTTTTTGTGGCTTTGCAAGAGAAAATGAGAGAACTGAACCCTGGTGCTAAGCTGTTTGTGGCTGGTGTTGGTGTGCAGAGGAGCGGGACAGAGATTGCAACTGCATTAAATAATATTGATGTGAGCAGTGAGTATGTGCTGAAGCTAAAACATGAGATTGAAGAGCAATGCGCAGAG GTATTCCCAGCACCAGCAGACAGAGAAAAGGTGAAATCTTGTTTGTCAGAATTGGGCGATATGAGCAACACCTTCAAGCAAGCCCTAAATGCCGGCATGGAGCAACTTGTAGCCACTGTAACACAACGCATCCGTCAAGTATTAGATAGCGTGACAACGATTAGTTACGAGTTATCCGAGACGGAGTATGCAGATAATGAGGTGAACGACCCTTGGGTCCAAAGGCTCCTCCATGCTGTCGAGACAAATGTTTCATGGTTGCAGCCAGTAATGACGGGAAACAACTACGATTCCTTTGTACATTTGGTCATTGACTACCTCGTGAAGAGGCTTGAAGTTATAATGATGCAGAAAAGATTTAATCAACTCGGAGGCCTTCAACTCGATAGAGATATAAGGGCTCTGGTA
- the LOC126687425 gene encoding 31 kDa ribonucleoprotein, chloroplastic — MAAIRLVPSLPTSFKTTSLSSSSSPKFPCLLHSHSRKIPLVSSSSSLSTSSKRLFSTLQALVNGESVVADQEIDSEASSDESDEDIGGFKLKKQTTPCELYVCNLPRSCDIAELVEIFKPYGTVISVEVSKNPETGISRGCGFVTMGSMTSAKNAIAALDGSDVGGREMRVKFSVDMSSSRRNVETQNSSPTKNIIYETPFKVYIGNLAWAVKPEELRNEFSKFGTVVSARVLYDRKAGKNRAYGFLSFSSAEESEAALSLNGKDYRGRVLIVRKGVERQE; from the exons ATGGCCGCCATTCGCCTAGTACCCTCACTCCCCACATCATTCAAAACGACATCGTTGTCTTCATCTTCTTCCCCAAAATTCCCGTGCTTGCTCCACTCACACTCTCGCAAAATTCCTCTCGTTTCATCATCCTCCTCATTATCTACATCATCAAAGAGGCTATTCAGTACATTACAAGCTCTCGTAAATGGGGAATCAGTGGTTGCAGACCAAGAGATTGACAGCGAGGCGAGTAGCGACGAGAGCGACGAAGATATTGGGGGTTTTAAACTAAAAAAGCAGACAACACCGTGTGAATTGTACGTGTGTAATCTTCCAAGAAGCTGTGACATTGCTGAGCTTGTCGAGATTTTCAAGCCTTATGGAACTGTAATTTCTGTTGAG GTCTCCAAGAATCCAGAAACTGGCATTAGTCGAGGATGTGGTTTTGTCACAATGGGTTCTATGACTTCTGCAAAAAATGCAATTGCTGCACTGGATGGATCT GATGTCGGTGGCCGCGAAATGCGGGTTAAATTTTCGGTTGATATGAGTTCAAGTAGGAGAAACGTTGAGACACAAAATTCATCACcgacaaaaaatataatatatgaaacTCCATTTAAGGTATACATTGGCAATCTTGCCTGGGCTGTAAAACCTGAAGAATTGAGGAATGAGTTCAGCAAGTTTGGAACTGTAGTAAGCGCGCGAGTTCTGTATGATCGAAAAGCTGGGAAAAATCGTGCCTATGGGTTTCTATCATTTTCATCTGCTGAAGAGAGTGAAGCTGCACTTTCTTTGAATGGAAAG GATTATCGTGGTCGGGTATTAATAGTTAGAAAAGGCGTTGAAAGACAAGAATGA
- the LOC126687406 gene encoding NDR1/HIN1-like protein 12, protein MEEGRKPEETHQTQPKMIHDHEKEHHKHKHTAPQSSYYPRDPRRTFCTVITVFLLLAGLSVLIVWLIYRPHKPHFTVVNAAVYDLNTSSPPFISTSMQFTLVTRNPNKRVSIIYDKLSAYVSYRNQAITPTVVLPPLYHEKKSTVAVSPVLGGAQVPVSVEVANGLVMDENYGVVVLRVVLLGRLRWKAGAIKTGRYGVYVKCDVWVGLKRGFVGPVPLLGSPQCKVDI, encoded by the coding sequence ATGGAAGAAGGCCGCAAACCAGAGGAAACCCACCAAACTCAACCCAAAATGATTCACGATCATGAAAAGGAACACCATAAACACAAACACACGGCTCCACAATCGTCATATTACCCAAGAGATCCTCGCCGGACTTTCTGTACAGTCATCACCGTCTTCCTCCTCTTAGCCGGCCTATCAGTTCTCATAGTCTGGCTAATTTACAGACCCCATAAACCTCACTTCACTGTAGTTAACGCAGCTGTATATGATCTCAACACTTCATCTCCGCCGTTCATATCCACCTCCATGCAGTTCACTCTCGTTACAAGAAACCCTAATAAAAGAGTCTCCATCATATATGACAAACTCTCTGCTTATGTTTCGTATAGGAACCAAGCTATAACTCCGACAGTGGTGTTGCCTCCGCTTTATCATGAGAAGAAGAGTACGGTGGCTGTCTCGCCGGTTCTTGGCGGTGCTCAAGTGCCGGTGTCGGTTGAGGTGGCGAATGGGTTGGTGATGGATGAGAATTATGGGGTGGTGGTGCTGAGGGTGGTGTTGCTGGGGCGGCTGCGGTGGAAAGCCGGTGCGATAAAGACGGGGAGATACGGTGTTTATGTGAAGTGTGATGTTTGGGTCGGATTGAAGAGAGGTTTTGTTGGTCCGGTGCCTTTGCTTGGCTCTCCACAGTGTAAAGTTGATATTTGA